A DNA window from Kitasatospora atroaurantiaca contains the following coding sequences:
- a CDS encoding Ig-like domain-containing protein: MGLKKRLAGLLVALLAASALVAAPAWAAGTAVLGNNVVGTATDSGDSNYLNASRYVTGSAGGAVSSISVYVGAVGAAPNNQYQVAVYADSSGKPGALLASSASGTLTANAWNTLPVTATLGPNTPYWLAYNTNGSNATVNNLKYTSGGTSAYGNGGATFGTWPATFGATTAENLSFSIYATYTPDDGGSTPPGAGPGGEGPILLVSSPGNPYTRYYTEILKAEGLNCYKVSDLSAVTSSTLASYDVVLLGEMPLTAAQVTMFSDWTNGGGRLVAMRPDKQLAPLLGLTATTGTQSDAYLKIDTSAAPGAGLTGDTMGYHGTADRYTLNGATAVATLYSDASTATANPAVTLRTAGSGRAAAFTFDLAKSVVQTRQGNIAWAGQQRDATDGYEASEMFFGTGGQPDWNNLDKALIPIADEQQRLLANLITLVDSAKKPLPRFWYFPRDVKAVVVMSGDDHGIGGTAGRWDGYIAQSPAGCNVANWECIRGSSYLYTSGPMTAAQAQAYSDQGFEVGLHVTTNCQPWGTTAALQGMYTDQLNAFKAKYPSLPTPSSSRTHCVEWDDWATQARTKLANGIRLDEDYYFYPSSFTKDRPGYFNGTGEIMKFADTDGSVIDEYQATTQLTDESGQTYPATVNTLLNGAYGSQGYYAALTANIHTDYAASTASDAIIAAAKAKGVPVVSGRQMLTWLDGRNGSAFSKLAWSGSSLSFDITGGANGLRAMVPVNSASGSLAGLSRQGQSVPYRIETIKGVSYAFFDGTVGSYVATYGQDTTAPTVTGTSPANGATGVAPSAAVRFSFGEPLDPATVTASTVTLRVSGGAAVAGSVAYDSTTSSAVFTPGSALALTTGYTATVQGVKDIAGNVLASPYSVSFTTGGAPPQTIGNTAVGTLIDDTDSNHLNGSKVTTGASPVPLTSLSVHVGSVSAAPNNQYQLAVYTDSGGSPGTLVVSTASGTLTANAWNSLPVSATLSANTTYWFVYNSNGTSAAVNNMNFSTGAAGQGAYSSTGVPFGTWPASFGPATKDTLMYSLYGSY, translated from the coding sequence GTGGGGCTCAAGAAACGACTCGCAGGCCTGCTGGTGGCCCTGCTCGCGGCATCGGCCCTGGTGGCCGCCCCCGCGTGGGCCGCCGGCACGGCCGTGCTCGGCAACAACGTGGTCGGTACGGCCACGGATTCGGGGGATTCCAACTACCTCAACGCCTCCCGGTACGTCACCGGATCCGCCGGCGGAGCGGTCAGCAGCATCAGCGTGTACGTCGGGGCGGTCGGCGCGGCGCCCAACAACCAGTACCAGGTGGCGGTGTACGCCGACAGCAGCGGCAAGCCCGGCGCCCTGCTGGCGAGCAGCGCGAGCGGGACGCTCACCGCCAACGCCTGGAACACCCTGCCGGTCACCGCCACGCTCGGCCCCAACACCCCGTACTGGCTCGCGTACAACACCAACGGCAGCAACGCGACGGTCAACAACCTCAAGTACACCAGCGGCGGCACCAGCGCGTACGGCAACGGAGGCGCCACCTTCGGGACCTGGCCCGCCACCTTCGGCGCCACCACGGCGGAGAACCTCAGCTTCTCGATCTACGCGACGTACACCCCGGACGACGGCGGCAGCACCCCGCCGGGCGCCGGCCCCGGCGGCGAGGGCCCGATCCTGCTGGTCAGCAGCCCGGGCAACCCGTACACCCGGTACTACACGGAGATCCTCAAGGCCGAGGGTCTCAACTGCTACAAGGTCAGCGACCTCTCCGCGGTGACCAGCTCCACGCTCGCCTCCTACGACGTGGTGCTGCTCGGCGAGATGCCGTTGACGGCCGCCCAGGTCACCATGTTCAGCGACTGGACCAACGGCGGCGGACGCCTGGTCGCGATGCGCCCGGACAAGCAGCTCGCCCCGCTGCTCGGCCTGACGGCCACCACCGGGACGCAGTCCGACGCCTACCTGAAGATCGACACCTCGGCGGCCCCCGGCGCCGGGCTCACCGGCGACACCATGGGCTACCACGGCACCGCCGACCGGTACACGCTGAACGGCGCGACCGCCGTGGCCACCCTCTACAGCGACGCGAGCACCGCCACCGCCAACCCGGCCGTGACGCTGCGCACGGCGGGCAGCGGCCGGGCCGCCGCGTTCACCTTCGACCTCGCGAAGTCCGTGGTGCAGACCCGGCAGGGCAACATCGCCTGGGCCGGTCAGCAGCGTGACGCCACCGACGGCTACGAGGCGAGCGAGATGTTCTTCGGGACGGGCGGCCAGCCGGACTGGAACAACCTGGACAAGGCGCTGATCCCCATCGCCGACGAGCAGCAGCGGCTGCTGGCCAACCTGATCACCCTGGTGGACTCGGCCAAGAAGCCGCTGCCGCGCTTCTGGTACTTCCCCCGCGACGTCAAGGCGGTGGTCGTGATGAGCGGTGACGACCACGGCATCGGCGGTACGGCGGGCCGCTGGGACGGGTACATCGCGCAGAGCCCGGCCGGCTGCAACGTGGCCAACTGGGAGTGCATCCGGGGCTCCTCGTACCTCTACACCAGCGGGCCGATGACCGCCGCCCAGGCACAGGCCTACTCCGACCAGGGCTTCGAGGTCGGGCTGCACGTGACCACCAACTGCCAGCCCTGGGGCACCACGGCGGCTCTGCAGGGCATGTACACCGACCAGTTGAACGCCTTCAAGGCCAAGTACCCCTCCCTGCCGACGCCGTCGAGCAGCCGCACGCACTGCGTGGAGTGGGACGACTGGGCGACGCAGGCCAGGACCAAGCTGGCCAACGGCATCCGGCTGGACGAGGACTACTACTTCTATCCGTCCTCCTTCACCAAGGACCGGCCCGGCTACTTCAACGGCACCGGCGAGATCATGAAGTTCGCCGACACCGACGGCAGCGTCATCGACGAGTACCAGGCGACCACCCAGCTGACCGACGAGTCGGGCCAGACCTACCCCGCCACCGTCAACACACTGCTGAACGGCGCCTACGGTTCGCAGGGCTACTACGCGGCGCTCACCGCCAACATCCACACGGACTACGCCGCCTCGACCGCCTCGGACGCGATCATCGCCGCGGCCAAGGCCAAGGGCGTTCCGGTGGTGTCGGGCCGCCAGATGCTGACCTGGCTGGACGGGCGCAACGGCTCGGCCTTCAGCAAGCTGGCCTGGAGCGGCAGTTCGCTGAGCTTCGACATCACGGGCGGGGCGAACGGTCTGCGCGCGATGGTGCCGGTCAACTCGGCCTCCGGCAGCCTCGCCGGTCTGAGCCGGCAGGGGCAGTCCGTGCCGTACCGGATCGAGACGATCAAGGGCGTGTCCTACGCCTTCTTCGACGGGACGGTGGGCTCGTACGTCGCGACCTACGGCCAGGACACCACGGCGCCCACGGTGACCGGGACCTCCCCGGCGAACGGGGCCACGGGGGTGGCGCCCTCCGCGGCGGTGCGGTTCTCCTTCGGTGAGCCGCTCGACCCGGCGACGGTGACGGCCTCGACGGTGACGCTGCGGGTGAGCGGCGGTGCTGCGGTGGCCGGCTCGGTCGCGTACGACAGCACGACCAGCAGCGCGGTCTTCACGCCCGGCTCGGCGCTGGCACTGACGACCGGTTACACGGCCACCGTGCAGGGGGTGAAGGACATCGCGGGGAACGTGCTGGCGAGCCCGTACAGCGTCTCCTTCACCACCGGAGGAGCGCCGCCGCAGACGATCGGGAACACCGCCGTCGGCACGCTGATCGACGACACCGACTCCAACCACCTGAACGGCAGCAAGGTGACGACGGGTGCGAGCCCGGTGCCGCTGACCTCGCTGAGCGTGCACGTGGGCTCGGTGAGCGCGGCGCCCAACAACCAGTACCAGCTGGCGGTGTACACCGACAGCGGCGGCTCGCCGGGCACCCTGGTGGTCTCCACGGCGAGCGGCACCCTGACCGCCAACGCCTGGAACTCGCTGCCGGTGAGCGCCACGCTGAGTGCCAACACCACGTACTGGTTCGTCTACAACAGCAACGGGACGAGCGCGGCCGTCAACAACATGAACTTCAGCACCGGAGCGGCCGGGCAGGGCGCCTACAGCAGCACCGGGGTGCCCTTCGGGACCTGGCCGGCGAGCTTCGGGCCGGCCACCAAGGACACGCTGATGTACTCGCTGTACGGGTCGTACTGA
- a CDS encoding DUF4153 domain-containing protein: MSSPSAAAPPPRVPNDPYRPPVVPSPLQPPAWMKATEPRKPTPVPGVRVVAAGLAAGLVSAAVLADGIGVNLLICALIAAVAAGLAGRSAGRQVRPWTVLWGVVALLLLVVPVLTDAGWPTFLAIVTALGIGSLALHGGSRWAGVLLGPLGFWAHLVPSVPWAAMTLRDRQYPARERILPVLKASAVALGLLVVFGALFASADAAMGELFGDLMPSADVGDLPLRVLMFAVGLVVALGAAHTAASPRRWDRLPVAPGRERGRVEWALPLIALNLLFGAFAAVQLVVFVDGYQAILRKPGLIPSEYARQGFWQLLWVTVLTLVVVALAKRWAPRRTAGDRLLVKGLLGLLCALTLVVVASALYRMQLYVDAFGLTRLRISVAAVELWLGVVFLLVIAGGVLSSRRWLPRAVVLSAALAVGVFGLLGPDALIAEQNVARYEKSGKLDVGYLRELSADAVPALDRLPDDRRTCALQLISQDLSEARSSWYSTSLAEARARDILRKNPVAPDGGNACLRAGFREDYLP, encoded by the coding sequence ATGTCCAGTCCGTCCGCTGCCGCCCCGCCGCCGCGCGTGCCGAACGACCCGTACCGCCCGCCGGTGGTGCCGAGCCCGTTGCAGCCGCCCGCCTGGATGAAGGCCACCGAGCCGCGCAAGCCGACCCCGGTGCCCGGGGTGCGGGTAGTGGCGGCCGGCCTCGCCGCCGGACTGGTGTCGGCGGCCGTGCTGGCGGACGGGATCGGGGTGAACCTGCTGATCTGCGCGCTGATCGCCGCCGTGGCGGCCGGGTTGGCAGGGCGCTCCGCCGGGCGGCAGGTACGGCCGTGGACGGTCCTCTGGGGTGTCGTGGCGCTGCTGCTGCTGGTCGTTCCGGTGCTCACCGACGCCGGCTGGCCGACCTTCCTGGCGATCGTGACGGCGCTCGGCATCGGCTCGCTCGCGCTGCACGGCGGGTCCAGGTGGGCCGGGGTGCTGCTCGGTCCTCTGGGCTTCTGGGCGCATCTCGTACCGTCGGTGCCGTGGGCGGCGATGACGCTGCGTGATCGTCAGTACCCGGCGCGGGAGCGGATCCTGCCCGTGCTAAAGGCCTCCGCCGTGGCGCTCGGCCTGCTGGTGGTCTTCGGTGCGCTGTTCGCCAGTGCGGATGCGGCCATGGGTGAGTTGTTCGGCGACCTGATGCCGAGCGCCGATGTGGGCGATCTGCCGCTGCGGGTCCTGATGTTCGCGGTCGGCCTGGTGGTGGCGCTCGGTGCCGCGCACACGGCGGCCTCCCCCAGGCGTTGGGACCGGTTGCCCGTCGCGCCCGGGCGGGAGCGCGGCCGGGTGGAGTGGGCACTGCCGCTGATCGCCCTGAACCTGCTCTTCGGAGCCTTTGCGGCCGTCCAGCTGGTGGTGTTCGTCGACGGTTACCAGGCGATCCTGCGCAAGCCCGGGCTGATCCCGTCCGAGTACGCGCGGCAGGGCTTCTGGCAGCTGCTGTGGGTCACGGTGCTCACGCTCGTGGTGGTCGCGCTGGCGAAGCGCTGGGCACCCCGGCGCACGGCCGGCGACCGGCTGCTGGTCAAGGGCCTGCTCGGGCTGCTCTGCGCGCTGACCCTGGTCGTGGTGGCCTCGGCGCTCTACCGGATGCAGCTCTACGTGGACGCCTTCGGGCTGACCAGGCTGCGGATCTCGGTGGCGGCGGTGGAGCTGTGGCTCGGCGTGGTGTTCCTGCTGGTCATCGCCGGGGGAGTGCTGAGCTCGCGGCGCTGGCTGCCCCGGGCCGTGGTGCTCAGCGCGGCTCTCGCTGTCGGGGTGTTCGGGCTGCTGGGGCCGGACGCGCTGATCGCGGAGCAGAACGTCGCGCGGTACGAGAAGTCCGGCAAGCTCGATGTCGGGTACCTGAGGGAGCTGTCGGCGGACGCCGTGCCGGCCCTCGACCGGCTGCCGGACGACCGGCGGACCTGCGCGCTGCAGCTGATCAGCCAGGACCTCTCAGAGGCGAGGTCGAGCTGGTACTCGACCAGCCTGGCCGAGGCCCGCGCCAGGGACATACTTCGGAAGAACCCGGTGGCACCGGACGGCGGAAACGCCTGCCTGCGGGCCGGATTCCGCGAGGACTACCTGCCGTAG